The sequence TGCTCTTCTTTTGCTTTAGCAGCGGCGGCGGCAGCGGTTTTCTGTTGCTCAGCGGCTTCTTTTTGCTGTTCCGCAGCTTGTTTCTTCTGTTCTTCAGCCGCCTGCTTTGCATCTTCTTGCGCTTGCAGACGCTCTTTTTCCAATTCTTTCAGGCGCTGTTGTTCTGCCGCCTGCTTTTGCTGCAACTCTTCTGTTTGCTGCTCTGCTTTCTTCTGGCGTTGCTGTTCCGCCCGTTTAGCGTCCGTCTGCTGCTGTTGCTGACGGTTATATTGCTCTGTCACCGCTCCTGGGTCGACCATGACGGCGTCAATAACTTCACCGCCAGCACCGCCGCCGCCCATTTCAGTCGTCTGCGTCAGAGAGCCCCAAATCAACAGGGCAATCAATATGATGTGCAGAACCACCGACACTATAACAGCGCGATTCAGCTTATCATTTTGCTCGGTTGCCTTACCCACGCTCGATTTCCACACTCGATGTCCGCGATCTATTGCTAAAAAACGGAACTGCTAAAAACAGGGTATCTACTGACTGGACTGACTATCAATCCAGCCAATATCAACGCAAATTTATATCGGTTGAGTCATTAAGCCCACCGATGTGACTCCAGCCTGATGCAACATATTGAGGGCCTTAATAATTTCATCATAAGGAACCTCTTTCGCGCCGCCGATCAGGAATACAGTTTTCGGATTCGATTTTAACCTTGCTTGAGCCTCTGCCACCACTTGTTCTGAGGGCAGTTGCTCCATCCGCTGATGGTCAATAACCAGCGAGTATTGGCCCACACCTGATACTTCGACAATCACCGGAGGATTATCATCACTGGAGACTGTTTTAGAATCCGTGGCGTCAGGTAAGTCCACCTCAACGCTTTGCGTGATAATCGGTGCTGTCGCCATAAAAATCAGCAATAGCACCAGTAAGACGTCAAGCAAGGGAACAATGTTAATTTCAGACTTAAGCTCGCGCCGCTTACGACCACGTACTCGCGCCATACGACCCCCTACTTATTTGCTCTCGGCGCTGGCAAAAGCCTGGCGATGCAGAATAGCAATGAACTCTTCCATGAAGTTGTCATAGTTTTGTTCAAGTTTATTCACACGCTGATTCAGGCGGTTATAAGCCATAACAGCAGGGATTGCGGCAAACAGACCAATCGCGGTCGCAATCAGTGCTTCAGCAATACCTGGCGCGACCATTTGAAGTGTCGCCTGCTTGACTGCACCCAGAGAAATAAAGGCATGCATAATCCCCCATACTGTACCAAACAGGCCGATATACGGGCTGATTGAGCCGACAGTACCAAGGAAAGGAATATGAGTTTCCAGCGCTTCTAACTCACGGTTCATCGAGATGCGCATGGCACGGGAAGCCCCATCAATAACGGCTTCGGGCGCATGGCTGTTTGCGCGATGCAAACGAGCAAACTCTTTAAATCCGGAATGGAAGATTTGCTCGGAACCACCCAGCGTATCACGGCGAGCCTGACTCTCTTGATACAGCCGAGACAGCTCGATGCCGGACCAAAATTTGTCTTCGAAAGCTTCTGCATCGCGGGTCGCAGCATTCAGAATACGCGTTCGCTGAATGATGATCGCCCATGAAGCAATAGAAAAGCCCATCAATACCAGCATGATAAGCTTAACGAATAGGCTTGCCTGCAGGAATAAATCCAGAATGTTCATGTCAGCCACTACTTAAACTCCGCGACAATAGACTTAGGAAGCGCTCTTGGCTTCATTTGGTGTGGATCGATACATGCGATCAATACTTCTGCACTACTCAGAAGATTGCCATGTGAGTCGAGAATTCGTTGAGCAAACGTGAGAGAAGCCCCACGCATTGCGGTAATTTCACTCTGAACGTCCAGCATATCATCAAGACGTGCGGGCGCCAGGTATTCTACCGTCATGCGGCGGACAGCGAAAGCGACATGCTCACTGAGCAATTGCTGCTGGTGAAAATTGCGTTGGCGCAACATTTCTGTGCGCGCCCTTTCGTAAAAGGCAACGTAGCGTGCGTGGTAAACCACACCACCAGCATCGGTGTCTTCAAAGTAGACACGAACCGGCCATCGAAACAACGTATTACTCACTCTACTTCCCAGTAATGCAGTTAACGGACACACTATACTGAAGAGCGTTAAGCTTTGGAATCACTTGCGAGAATAGAACGAAAATAATTATGGGCCAGGCGGCCCATAAAGGAGAGATTGTGTTCAGATTAGGCGAAACGTTGCAAGATTAGACAAAAAAGTAGAATAATCCCGCGCCCAAGATCACAATTGCTGGAAGTGGTGAGAAAAAAGCACGCAACCACATCCGTTTTGGACGAAAACCAACGCCATGAATCACACCGGTACACACGGCCCACACAATAAAGGCCTCTTGCCAGACTTCAAGTGAGCTGGTTGCCGCCGCGAAACGCGAAGGATCCCAAAACACACAGAAAGCCACAGCAAATGCGAGCACCAGTGAAAGGGCCCGCAGTGGGCCCTTATCCATTAACTCATATAGCTTATCGGACAACATCATCTTCGCCATTATTAGCGGCTTTCGCTGCTGCATTGGCTTCACTCTGCTCCAGCGCCAGAGCAGTAATGATACCAAAGGAGCAGGCCAGAAGTGTCCCTAGAATCCAGGCAAAATACCACATGCTTTATGCTCCTTAGTACAGTGAATGCTTGTTGTTTTCGATAAAGTCTTTATCAATGCGCCCAAACATCTTGTAGTAACACCAACTGGTGTAAATCAGAATGATAGGGACAAAGATTATCGCAACAATGGTCATCACTTTCAGCGTTAACAGGCTAGATGTCGCATCCCACATTGTCAGGCTGATATTTGGCACTGTGCTTGACGGCATAACAAACGGGAACATAGTGACCCCGGCAGTCAAGATGACACAGGCAATGGTCAGTGATGAGAACAGGAAGGCCCAAGCCCCTTTTTCAAAGCGCGATAGCAAAATGGTGAACAGTGGCAGAATCACGCCCAGTGCTGGCAGCGCCCACAGGCTTGGATACTTGTTGAAGTTAATCAACCATGCACCCGCCTGATGTGCCACTTCTTTGCGCATCGGGTTAGATTCAGCGGCTGTATCCAGTACT comes from Yersinia canariae and encodes:
- the tolR gene encoding colicin uptake protein TolR, yielding MARVRGRKRRELKSEINIVPLLDVLLVLLLIFMATAPIITQSVEVDLPDATDSKTVSSDDNPPVIVEVSGVGQYSLVIDHQRMEQLPSEQVVAEAQARLKSNPKTVFLIGGAKEVPYDEIIKALNMLHQAGVTSVGLMTQPI
- the tolQ gene encoding Tol-Pal system protein TolQ; translated protein: MADMNILDLFLQASLFVKLIMLVLMGFSIASWAIIIQRTRILNAATRDAEAFEDKFWSGIELSRLYQESQARRDTLGGSEQIFHSGFKEFARLHRANSHAPEAVIDGASRAMRISMNRELEALETHIPFLGTVGSISPYIGLFGTVWGIMHAFISLGAVKQATLQMVAPGIAEALIATAIGLFAAIPAVMAYNRLNQRVNKLEQNYDNFMEEFIAILHRQAFASAESK
- the ybgC gene encoding tol-pal system-associated acyl-CoA thioesterase; translation: MSNTLFRWPVRVYFEDTDAGGVVYHARYVAFYERARTEMLRQRNFHQQQLLSEHVAFAVRRMTVEYLAPARLDDMLDVQSEITAMRGASLTFAQRILDSHGNLLSSAEVLIACIDPHQMKPRALPKSIVAEFK
- the ybgE gene encoding cyd operon protein YbgE, with translation MLSDKLYELMDKGPLRALSLVLAFAVAFCVFWDPSRFAAATSSLEVWQEAFIVWAVCTGVIHGVGFRPKRMWLRAFFSPLPAIVILGAGLFYFFV
- the cydX gene encoding cytochrome bd-I oxidase subunit CydX — protein: MWYFAWILGTLLACSFGIITALALEQSEANAAAKAANNGEDDVVR